A stretch of the Candidatus Jettenia sp. AMX2 genome encodes the following:
- a CDS encoding radical SAM protein: MNVLLLFPPSWHPSQPYLSLPSLTGFLRQNSIGTVLQKDLNIEILDMLLTKKTCNEFYQRIMDKLRHVNGYGEKSRGGASSKFQKERIDAWTHAVETLPAIMDKLEFAKSTLRSEGFYNLELYMESVFTINEALGIMSALYYPSSLNAVSNDSRHSVYSSREVFKALDDEEENMFLNLYKDHFLSSLLEFSPDLLGISITSTSQIIPGLTLAKLMKERNKDIHITIGGSVFTKLIDSIKKTDRLFSIVDSFIVFEGEHALLSLADQLDGKRDLRKVPNLVYRENAGTKINEPFYTEDLNKLPAPDFDGLPLERYLTPAIVLPVQTSRGCYYKKCAFCNLHLDHRSFRFRRTELLMEDILTLSGKYRTPYFFFTDESVPMNKLREISQGLLENKLNIKWMAGVRFEHAIDDGLLNNMAKSGCKKLVFGLESYNQRILDMMRKGIRTDAVKRILDACLLADIAFHLYIIIGFPTETKEEALETLNFVLKKEYLASPGFSCLPSLFGMEKDSPITHSPENYGLRSLAAPGNEDMGLGYFYEVEYGMTPEDAEEMYRYVISRLSEELCPFPYNYSLSDGLLYITRLKSDGCKENLMT, translated from the coding sequence ATGAATGTATTGCTGTTGTTCCCCCCATCCTGGCATCCTTCTCAGCCTTATTTGAGCTTACCTTCGTTAACAGGGTTTTTAAGGCAAAACAGTATTGGCACCGTTCTGCAAAAAGACCTGAATATCGAGATACTGGATATGCTCCTTACCAAAAAGACTTGCAATGAATTTTATCAGAGAATTATGGATAAATTAAGACATGTGAACGGATACGGGGAGAAGTCCAGGGGGGGGGCATCTTCAAAGTTTCAGAAAGAACGTATTGATGCATGGACCCATGCGGTGGAAACCCTTCCTGCAATAATGGATAAATTGGAATTTGCAAAAAGTACTTTAAGGTCTGAGGGTTTTTACAATCTTGAACTGTATATGGAAAGTGTTTTTACCATCAACGAAGCACTGGGAATTATGTCTGCGCTCTATTATCCCTCATCCCTCAATGCAGTAAGCAATGATTCTAGGCATTCTGTATATTCATCCCGGGAAGTTTTCAAGGCGCTTGATGATGAAGAAGAAAATATGTTTCTCAATCTTTATAAAGACCACTTTCTTTCTTCCCTGTTAGAATTTTCTCCTGATTTACTCGGTATATCCATAACCAGTACTTCTCAAATAATTCCAGGATTAACACTTGCAAAATTGATGAAGGAACGTAATAAAGACATTCATATTACGATTGGTGGAAGCGTGTTTACAAAGCTTATCGATAGTATAAAAAAGACCGATAGATTATTTTCAATCGTGGATAGTTTTATCGTATTTGAAGGCGAGCATGCCCTTTTAAGCCTTGCAGACCAGCTAGATGGCAAGAGGGATTTAAGGAAGGTGCCTAATTTGGTTTACAGGGAGAATGCCGGTACGAAAATCAATGAGCCATTTTATACGGAAGATTTGAATAAGTTGCCCGCACCGGATTTTGATGGCCTTCCTCTGGAACGCTACCTTACCCCTGCTATTGTTCTGCCCGTACAGACATCAAGGGGGTGCTATTACAAAAAATGTGCCTTTTGCAACCTGCATTTGGATCACAGGAGTTTTCGTTTTCGCCGGACAGAACTGCTTATGGAAGACATTCTTACTCTTTCCGGCAAATACCGCACACCATATTTCTTTTTTACTGACGAATCTGTTCCTATGAACAAATTGCGGGAAATTTCACAAGGCTTGCTGGAGAACAAATTAAATATTAAGTGGATGGCCGGGGTTCGATTTGAGCATGCCATTGACGATGGTTTGTTAAATAATATGGCTAAATCGGGATGTAAAAAACTGGTATTTGGTTTGGAATCATACAATCAGCGGATATTGGATATGATGAGGAAGGGGATAAGGACCGACGCGGTGAAAAGGATATTGGATGCCTGTCTGCTGGCAGACATCGCATTCCACCTCTATATCATTATTGGATTTCCGACAGAAACGAAAGAAGAAGCACTTGAGACGCTTAATTTTGTTCTTAAGAAAGAGTATCTGGCCTCACCGGGTTTCTCATGTTTGCCATCACTTTTTGGAATGGAAAAGGATTCTCCGATTACCCATAGCCCGGAGAATTATGGACTAAGGAGCTTGGCTGCGCCCGGAAATGAAGATATGGGATTAGGTTATTTCTATGAGGTAGAATACGGGATGACACCGGAGGACGCAGAGGAAATGTATCGTTACGTTATAAGCCGTTTGAGTGAGGAGTTGTGCCCGTTTCCTTATAACTACTCCCTGTCTGATGGCCTGTTATACATCACCCGTCTGAAAAGTGATGGGTGTAAAGAGAACCTGATGACATAG
- a CDS encoding PAS domain S-box protein, giving the protein MPLLLLRFMAFPKAQKNLEEALIRNLEGVKQKQVEILKMWFEERRLDAKIVSKNISSVMLRGSSEDAIKTIQNLNDYIEMVKAEYGYKGVCVTSQDGIVIAATEGNLSGYKMVNYDYCREALNGNVFLSRIQWIAWRGGKSKADIPVMFISAPLRDNSHAILGAVIFWVDIVPLSEIMKTARLGKTGETFLVNREGYMLTESRFADDLRKAGFIQYGTALELRVINPNTGKLTEGVQNCLSLANGYNTNGYVNYDGKKVLGAWYWIPEFDCGLLAQIEIHEGYGAAYGLKKFVFTTLLVLSLPLALIAFYFGKRISAPILNITEVTKKITGGDLGQRVKVHGKRDEIGELAQAFNIMAESLEEKTIKLKNYTTDLEMTVRERTLELQETTNFLNSILAGSTEYSIIAEDLYGNILAFNKGASLIYGYEPEEVIGKANVRILHLDEDVKSMKVDDILDLARKTGRYEGEIMRKRKNGDIFPVHVTITLRRDENGHPAGFVVISKDITKDRLVELEKEVLSNINKTIASSLDMKEVYMSMYAELKRIIDIAWFNVICIIDGAEISEDSNIIDGVFVSQNWFRNISYPFDTTAQGIAVRSGKPVFIADTGEARHFIDRELYNKGIHSYLCFPLKSKGITIGTITLGSKKRETITEVQFGLLNQITTQLAIAIENARLFVSIKESEKKYRDLVENAPEMIHEASPEGKFININKTELNKLGYSLEEMRKMNLKDIVPYEYGEEIGRYMKRVIETGSSELETVFLTKSGKEINVEINGTGLYNKTGECICTRAFVRDITERKNMEEQMSRSEKLASMGELAAAIAHEIRNPLGAICNSVGILDAHLKLTGQDKDLLEMIVGQSERLDRIISDFLTFAHPREPSFSLQNIREVIKNTVFLLEQDSRYTVHMEIKEVYESVLPRVCIDPDLIHQALWNLLINSLDAMPNGGEIRIMVRKTTLFLRDAVEIVLSDNGNGIPSQNLDKIFEPFYTTKSEGTGLGLSVVQRIIDDHGGTVDVKSKENKGTTFFIKLPIESIGNGKEVE; this is encoded by the coding sequence ATGCCATTATTATTATTGCGTTTTATGGCATTTCCCAAGGCACAAAAGAATCTGGAAGAGGCATTAATAAGGAATCTGGAGGGAGTAAAGCAAAAACAGGTAGAGATTTTAAAGATGTGGTTTGAAGAACGAAGGCTGGATGCAAAAATTGTCAGTAAAAATATCTCTTCTGTAATGTTGAGAGGCAGCAGCGAAGATGCAATAAAAACAATTCAAAATCTGAATGATTATATTGAAATGGTCAAAGCGGAATATGGATATAAAGGGGTATGTGTTACTTCACAGGATGGAATCGTGATTGCTGCGACAGAAGGTAACTTGTCCGGTTATAAAATGGTAAATTATGATTATTGCAGAGAGGCTTTGAACGGGAATGTTTTTCTATCCCGAATCCAATGGATTGCCTGGAGAGGGGGAAAAAGCAAGGCCGATATACCGGTAATGTTTATTTCTGCTCCGCTCAGGGATAACTCTCATGCTATTTTGGGGGCGGTTATCTTTTGGGTGGATATCGTTCCTCTTAGTGAAATTATGAAAACTGCCCGATTAGGAAAAACAGGAGAGACTTTTCTTGTCAACAGAGAGGGCTACATGTTAACGGAGTCAAGGTTTGCCGATGATCTAAGGAAAGCAGGGTTCATTCAGTACGGTACTGCCTTGGAACTGAGAGTAATAAATCCCAACACGGGAAAACTTACGGAGGGGGTGCAGAATTGTCTGAGCCTGGCTAATGGTTATAATACAAATGGTTATGTCAATTATGATGGCAAGAAGGTTTTGGGTGCCTGGTACTGGATTCCGGAGTTTGATTGTGGTCTGCTTGCACAAATTGAAATTCATGAGGGTTACGGAGCTGCCTATGGTTTGAAAAAATTTGTCTTCACAACACTTCTTGTGCTTTCGCTTCCTTTGGCGCTTATTGCATTCTATTTTGGCAAGAGGATATCGGCACCGATCTTGAACATAACAGAGGTAACAAAGAAAATTACCGGTGGTGATTTGGGCCAGAGGGTGAAGGTTCATGGCAAAAGAGACGAAATCGGCGAACTTGCACAGGCATTCAACATCATGGCAGAATCCCTCGAAGAGAAGACAATTAAATTAAAAAACTATACAACTGATCTCGAAATGACAGTAAGAGAGCGTACCTTGGAACTCCAGGAAACAACGAACTTCCTGAATAGTATCCTGGCTGGTTCTACTGAATATTCAATCATTGCTGAGGATTTGTACGGCAATATTCTTGCTTTTAATAAAGGGGCCAGTCTTATTTATGGATATGAACCTGAAGAAGTTATCGGGAAGGCTAACGTAAGAATACTGCACCTGGATGAAGACGTAAAATCAATGAAGGTTGATGATATCCTGGATCTGGCACGTAAAACAGGCCGTTATGAAGGTGAAATAATGAGGAAACGCAAGAATGGGGATATTTTTCCTGTTCATGTGACGATAACGCTACGAAGGGATGAGAATGGGCATCCTGCCGGATTTGTGGTAATATCCAAAGATATTACCAAGGACAGACTGGTGGAACTGGAAAAGGAGGTTCTCAGTAATATTAATAAGACGATTGCGTCAAGCTTGGATATGAAAGAAGTTTATATGAGTATGTATGCCGAACTGAAACGGATCATTGATATAGCATGGTTCAACGTGATATGTATAATAGATGGAGCTGAGATTTCCGAGGATTCTAATATTATTGATGGAGTATTTGTTTCACAGAACTGGTTCAGAAATATTTCCTATCCCTTTGACACAACGGCACAAGGTATTGCGGTTAGAAGCGGTAAGCCTGTATTTATTGCAGATACCGGCGAAGCCAGACATTTTATCGACCGGGAACTTTACAACAAAGGCATACATTCTTACCTGTGTTTTCCATTAAAATCAAAGGGGATTACTATCGGTACCATTACACTGGGAAGCAAAAAAAGAGAGACCATTACAGAGGTACAGTTCGGCTTGCTGAATCAGATTACTACTCAACTAGCTATCGCTATTGAGAATGCCAGGCTTTTTGTATCAATAAAGGAATCAGAAAAAAAATACAGGGATCTTGTTGAGAATGCCCCGGAAATGATTCACGAGGCCAGTCCCGAAGGTAAATTTATTAATATTAACAAAACGGAATTAAATAAATTGGGATACTCACTGGAAGAAATGAGGAAAATGAACCTCAAGGATATTGTTCCGTACGAATATGGTGAAGAGATAGGAAGGTATATGAAACGTGTTATAGAGACAGGAAGCAGCGAACTGGAGACCGTATTTTTGACAAAGTCGGGAAAGGAGATCAATGTAGAGATCAACGGAACAGGTCTTTATAATAAAACCGGTGAATGTATTTGCACAAGAGCCTTTGTACGTGATATTACGGAAAGAAAGAATATGGAAGAACAGATGAGCCGCTCGGAAAAACTGGCATCAATGGGTGAACTGGCTGCTGCAATTGCACATGAAATCAGGAATCCATTAGGGGCAATCTGTAATTCTGTGGGGATATTAGATGCCCATTTAAAATTAACTGGTCAGGATAAAGATCTGCTGGAAATGATCGTCGGGCAATCAGAAAGGCTTGATAGGATTATCAGCGACTTCCTGACCTTCGCACATCCCCGGGAACCATCTTTCTCGCTGCAAAATATACGGGAAGTTATTAAAAACACCGTTTTTTTATTAGAACAGGACAGCCGGTATACAGTTCACATGGAGATAAAGGAGGTTTATGAAAGCGTGTTGCCAAGGGTCTGTATTGACCCGGATCTGATCCACCAGGCATTATGGAACTTGTTAATAAATTCCTTGGATGCTATGCCCAACGGTGGAGAGATCAGGATAATGGTGAGGAAGACGACACTGTTTTTGAGGGATGCCGTGGAAATTGTACTGTCAGATAACGGGAACGGTATACCATCTCAAAACCTGGATAAAATATTTGAACCTTTTTATACTACAAAATCTGAGGGAACAGGATTAGGTCTCTCGGTAGTTCAGCGTATTATTGATGATCACGGTGGGACGGTAGATGTTAAAAGCAAGGAAAATAAAGGCACGACATTTTTTATTAAGCTGCCCATCGAATCAATCGGGAATGGAAAAGAAGTGGAGTAG
- a CDS encoding sigma-54 dependent transcriptional regulator → MEEGKILVVEDQDAMRESLAIAFRDEGYQVEGVSSGEEAIQRLYDNKTYDLVITDLKMKKIDGLEVLRAVKAANPSTEVVLITAYGTISTAVQAIRDGAYDYVTKPFRHQEILRVVKKAIEKKSLKDRVRYLEGEVREKYKFEGIVGNSNAMLEVLKTTSHVCRTESNVLITGESGTGKELIAKAIHYNSPRKDSQFVVINCGALPENLQESELFGHVKGAFTGAIRDKIGLFQQAQRGTILLDEIGETSLATQVKLLRFLQDGEIRLVGGNKSTHVDARIIAATNENLEKAVESGRFRKDLFYRINVIRIHLPPLRERREDIPLLVDYFLEKIREKLKKGRKVLSKDAMHALTNYDWPGNIRELQNMLERAVALSKNETIQMHELLLPEGEFGAITKNPLEDEKRKSFIVTSLAEQEKKAIIEALNKYGGNQTKVAQILGISTTTLWRKIKKYRIKSQHEISDNVSKQG, encoded by the coding sequence ATGGAAGAAGGCAAAATCCTTGTTGTAGAAGATCAGGATGCCATGAGGGAATCCCTTGCGATTGCATTCAGGGACGAAGGATATCAGGTAGAGGGAGTTTCAAGCGGAGAAGAGGCGATTCAAAGATTATATGACAACAAAACATATGATCTTGTTATTACCGATTTGAAAATGAAAAAGATCGATGGCCTGGAAGTGCTTAGGGCTGTGAAGGCTGCCAATCCGTCAACAGAAGTGGTGCTTATTACTGCGTATGGTACTATCAGCACTGCCGTCCAGGCAATAAGGGATGGCGCATACGATTATGTGACAAAACCTTTCCGCCATCAGGAAATATTAAGGGTTGTAAAAAAAGCAATCGAGAAGAAAAGCCTGAAAGACAGGGTAAGGTATCTTGAGGGAGAGGTTCGGGAGAAATATAAATTTGAAGGAATTGTAGGTAATTCAAATGCCATGCTTGAGGTATTAAAAACAACATCTCATGTATGCCGCACGGAAAGTAACGTTCTTATAACAGGTGAGAGCGGAACAGGGAAAGAGCTGATTGCAAAGGCAATTCACTATAATAGCCCCCGTAAGGATAGTCAGTTCGTTGTTATTAATTGTGGGGCGTTACCAGAGAATTTACAGGAGAGTGAACTATTCGGGCATGTAAAAGGTGCCTTTACCGGAGCTATTCGGGATAAAATTGGATTATTTCAGCAAGCCCAGAGAGGAACAATCCTGCTTGATGAGATTGGAGAGACCTCGCTTGCCACGCAGGTAAAACTATTGCGGTTTTTGCAAGACGGAGAGATACGCCTTGTTGGTGGAAACAAATCAACCCATGTCGATGCACGCATTATCGCGGCTACCAATGAAAATCTGGAAAAAGCTGTTGAATCAGGTAGGTTCAGAAAGGATCTGTTTTACAGAATAAATGTAATCCGTATCCATCTTCCTCCTCTCAGGGAACGGAGAGAGGACATCCCGCTTTTGGTAGACTATTTTTTGGAAAAAATCAGGGAGAAACTGAAAAAAGGGAGAAAGGTGCTATCAAAGGATGCAATGCATGCGCTGACAAATTATGATTGGCCAGGGAATATCAGGGAACTTCAGAATATGCTGGAAAGGGCTGTTGCTTTATCAAAAAATGAAACGATACAGATGCATGAATTATTACTTCCGGAAGGTGAATTTGGTGCAATTACAAAAAACCCCCTTGAGGATGAAAAAAGGAAGTCATTTATTGTCACATCGCTTGCAGAACAGGAAAAAAAGGCAATTATTGAAGCTCTGAACAAATATGGTGGTAATCAGACAAAAGTTGCTCAGATATTGGGGATATCTACCACGACACTTTGGAGAAAGATAAAAAAATACAGAATTAAATCGCAGCATGAAATATCAGACAATGTCAGCAAACAGGGGTAA
- the thiD gene encoding bifunctional hydroxymethylpyrimidine kinase/phosphomethylpyrimidine kinase, with protein sequence MSANRGKVLTIAGSDSGGGAGIQADIKTITALGGYATTAITALTAQNTLGVHFVFEVPASFVQQQIDVVLTDIGTHAVKTGMLMNKEIVEVVTLKVQEYGIACVIVDPVMLSKNGKRLLSPDAMNDLIRKLFPLSFLVTPNIPEAEYIANKKIKNPRDMKEVARYIHGLGPSHVLIKGGHAERLHGSDKVIDILYNGSRFLEIEGEYIPTDNTHGTGCTYASAIATYLAKGQKITDAVMQAKKFVTLSIKRSFNPGRGYGTLDQFGAAQFP encoded by the coding sequence ATGTCAGCAAACAGGGGTAAAGTCCTTACTATTGCAGGCTCTGATTCAGGGGGTGGTGCAGGGATACAGGCAGATATTAAAACGATTACAGCATTAGGCGGATATGCTACAACTGCCATTACCGCTCTTACTGCGCAAAATACCCTTGGAGTTCATTTTGTCTTTGAGGTGCCGGCATCTTTTGTACAGCAGCAAATTGATGTTGTTCTGACGGACATTGGTACCCATGCCGTTAAGACAGGAATGCTGATGAACAAAGAAATAGTAGAAGTTGTTACCTTAAAGGTTCAGGAATATGGCATTGCATGTGTTATTGTAGATCCGGTTATGCTGTCCAAGAACGGGAAAAGATTGCTTTCTCCTGACGCGATGAATGACCTCATCAGGAAATTGTTCCCCTTGTCTTTTCTTGTTACGCCAAATATCCCTGAGGCAGAGTATATCGCGAATAAAAAAATAAAAAACCCGCGTGATATGAAAGAGGTTGCAAGGTACATCCATGGGCTGGGCCCTTCGCATGTCCTTATCAAAGGCGGACATGCGGAGAGATTGCATGGTAGCGATAAAGTGATTGATATATTATATAACGGAAGTCGTTTTCTGGAGATTGAAGGTGAGTATATACCAACGGATAATACACATGGCACCGGATGTACTTATGCCTCTGCAATAGCAACATATCTGGCGAAAGGTCAAAAGATTACCGATGCAGTTATGCAGGCAAAAAAATTTGTTACCCTATCAATAAAACGGTCATTTAATCCTGGCAGGGGTTACGGGACCCTTGACCAGTTTGGAGCAGCACAATTCCCTTGA
- a CDS encoding HNH endonuclease, whose product MQNVSALESSVLVLNKFFIALHVISAKRAFALLCKETAEVISLDEGRFNSYNFESWKDVSLYKVKLALPDEEHTSWVKTISYEIEVPKIIRLLFYDKLPQSNVKFNRRNIFARDENKCQYCGQRFPTSELSLDHIVPKAYHGKTNWTNIVCACTECNKKKGGRTPEQAGMKLIRKPVKPKHSPILSLKLRSDKYRSWKQFLDEAYWSVPLE is encoded by the coding sequence ATGCAAAACGTTTCTGCACTTGAATCCAGCGTATTGGTACTTAATAAATTTTTTATTGCTCTCCATGTGATTTCTGCAAAGAGGGCATTCGCTCTCTTGTGCAAAGAAACAGCAGAGGTTATTTCTCTGGATGAAGGAAGATTCAATTCCTATAATTTTGAAAGCTGGAAAGATGTTTCCCTCTACAAGGTTAAACTGGCTTTGCCTGATGAGGAACATACCAGCTGGGTTAAAACTATTTCCTATGAGATTGAGGTACCCAAGATTATTCGTCTTTTATTTTATGATAAGCTTCCACAATCAAATGTGAAATTCAACAGACGGAATATATTTGCCCGGGATGAAAACAAATGTCAATATTGCGGTCAACGGTTTCCAACATCAGAACTGAGTTTGGACCACATTGTACCAAAAGCGTATCATGGAAAAACCAACTGGACAAATATTGTGTGTGCTTGTACGGAATGTAATAAAAAGAAGGGAGGAAGGACTCCCGAACAGGCTGGAATGAAGCTGATTCGCAAGCCCGTTAAGCCTAAGCATAGCCCGATATTAAGTCTTAAGTTACGTTCTGATAAATATCGCTCCTGGAAACAATTTTTAGATGAGGCGTATTGGTCTGTCCCACTGGAATAA
- the lpxK gene encoding tetraacyldisaccharide 4'-kinase, translating into MSIFTFREYYIKVIAGERSGSFSGAIRKALYLISKLYEFVVKTRIFFYKKGIFKRVRLPVPVISVGNITIGGTGKTPVVEYVSKYLRGKGKRVAILSRGYASRIKQNNSSFEDACNDEYLLLRENIPDVPNLLHKDRVKTGLKAIQYFNAEYLVLDDGFQHLRLIRDIDMVVIDALNPFGYEEIIPCGMLREPLRDLGRAGMIILTHVDQCGHDKVRFIIGRLNKLAEDVPVIQTVHKPVCLELVDNASSLDVCYLYGKRVFAFCAIGNPVSFRKSIEGLGCVLLGFRIFPDHHIYTVSELKELNSEAQRNKPDAIIITQKDKVKIKNVQGIWDFPVWVLKMEIGIIKGNEIFENKLNTLLN; encoded by the coding sequence TTGTCTATCTTTACTTTTAGAGAATATTATATAAAAGTTATTGCAGGGGAGCGTTCTGGCAGTTTTTCGGGAGCAATCAGGAAGGCGCTTTACCTTATTTCAAAACTGTACGAGTTTGTAGTTAAAACTCGTATTTTTTTTTATAAGAAAGGTATTTTCAAGCGCGTACGTCTCCCTGTACCGGTAATTAGTGTAGGCAATATTACTATTGGAGGAACCGGTAAGACTCCAGTTGTTGAATATGTCTCGAAGTATTTACGGGGTAAGGGGAAAAGGGTTGCTATCCTAAGCAGGGGTTATGCGTCCCGTATAAAACAAAATAATTCTTCATTCGAAGATGCATGCAATGATGAGTATCTCTTATTGAGAGAAAATATTCCTGATGTTCCCAATCTGTTACATAAAGACAGGGTTAAAACAGGATTAAAGGCCATTCAGTATTTTAACGCTGAATATTTAGTGCTTGATGACGGTTTTCAGCATCTTCGTCTTATACGGGATATTGATATGGTAGTTATTGATGCATTGAACCCATTTGGATATGAAGAAATAATTCCATGCGGGATGCTGCGGGAACCCTTAAGAGATCTCGGAAGGGCCGGTATGATCATCCTTACCCATGTGGACCAGTGCGGTCATGATAAAGTCAGGTTCATCATCGGCCGTTTGAATAAATTAGCAGAAGATGTTCCAGTAATACAAACAGTTCATAAACCTGTTTGTTTGGAATTAGTAGATAATGCTTCGTCTCTGGATGTTTGTTATTTATATGGTAAAAGGGTCTTTGCATTCTGTGCTATTGGCAATCCTGTATCGTTTCGGAAAAGTATTGAGGGTTTGGGATGCGTGTTGCTTGGTTTCCGTATATTCCCTGACCACCATATCTATACTGTTTCTGAATTGAAAGAATTGAACAGTGAGGCTCAACGAAATAAACCCGATGCAATTATTATTACCCAAAAGGATAAAGTAAAGATTAAAAATGTTCAAGGTATATGGGATTTCCCGGTATGGGTATTAAAGATGGAGATAGGTATCATTAAGGGTAATGAGATTTTTGAAAATAAGCTCAATACCCTGTTAAATTAA
- a CDS encoding 4Fe-4S binding protein — MAHKITNDCINCGVCESECSVSAITESGDRRIINAGLCTDCGNCISVCPVEAILAP, encoded by the coding sequence ATGGCTCATAAGATTACTAATGATTGTATAAATTGTGGTGTATGTGAAAGTGAATGTTCTGTAAGTGCTATAACGGAATCAGGAGACAGAAGGATTATTAATGCAGGTCTTTGTACCGATTGTGGCAATTGTATTTCTGTTTGTCCCGTTGAAGCAATCCTTGCCCCCTGA